The proteins below are encoded in one region of Podarcis raffonei isolate rPodRaf1 chromosome 6, rPodRaf1.pri, whole genome shotgun sequence:
- the LOC128416076 gene encoding chitinase-3-like protein 1: protein MGQASMWAVSITALIFLQSVSASKLVCYFTSWSQYRETSGRFVADQIDPNLCTHIIYAFAKISGNQLEPGEWNDATTYGTLNQLKRNRNLKTLLSVGGALMGPEPFRRITASPATRSEFVMSVLQLLRTNNFDGFDLAWPLAELSDKSRLTNLVKDLSVAFRRRGQKRLLLSVAIPAGREAIDKGYDIQTISEYVDFINFMTFDFHGAWESFTGHLSPLQKSTADSGSASYYNVDYAVKYLRSIGAPAEKIIMGIPTYGRSYTLSTKLTGVEAPVSGAGTLGPFTKEAGVLAYYEICGFNSGAKKEWIQEQKVPYSYKGNQWVGYEDVTSVQIKVQYMKDNQLGGIMVWTLEQDDFSGSFCNQGKYPLIGAIKKELDKKAPVFARG from the exons ATGGGTCAGGCTTCCATGTGGGCTG TAAGCATCACTGCGCTGATCTTTCTGCAGTCTG TTTCTGCCTCTAAGCTGGTTTGCTATTTCACCAGCTGGTCCCAGTACCGGGAAACTTCAGGGCGTTTTGTCGCTGATCAGATTGATCCAAATCTCTGCACCCACATCATTTATGCTTTCGCCAAAATAAGTGGCAACCAGCTCGAGCCCGGTGAATGGAATGATGCCACTACGTATGGGACTCTCAATCAGCTTAAAAG aaatcgCAACTTGAAGACCCTTCTCTCTGTTGGTGGAGCTCTCATGGGACCTGAACC CTTTAGAAGAATAACTGCATCTCCTGCCACACGCTCAGAATTTGTGATGTCTGTGTTGCAGTTGCTTCGGACAAATAACTTCGATGGCTTTGATCTTGCTTGGCCCTTAGCAGAACTGTCTGATAAAAGCCGTTTGACTAACCTGGTTAAG GATCTGTCTGTAGCATTTCGGAGGCGGGGTCAGAAAAGACTTTTACTGAGTGTTGCAATACCCGCTGGAAGGGAAGCCATTGACAAAGGTTATGATATTCAGACAATCTCAGA ATATGTTGATTTCATTAACTTCATGACCTTTGATTTTCACGGCGCCTGGGAAAGTTTCACAGGCCATTTAAGCCCCCTTCAGAAGAGCACAGCTGACAGTGGATCCGCATCCTACTACAATGTT GACTACGCTGTGAAGTATCTACGCAGCATAGGTGCCCCAGCTGAGAAGATCATCATGGGAATCCCCACTTATGGCCGGTCTTATACCCTTTCTACCAAGCTGACTGGAGTTGAAGCCCCAGTATCTGGTGCTGGGACACTAGGTCCTTTCACAAAAGAAGCGGGGGTACTGGCCTATTATGAG ATCTGTGGCTTTAATTCCGGTGCCAAGAAGGAATGGATTCAGGAACAAAAAGTCCCCTACTCCTATAAAGGGAACCAGTGGGTTGGATATGAAGATGTGACAAGTGTTCAGATCAAG GTTCAATACATGAAGGATAATCAATTGGGAGGTATTATGGTTTGGACACTTGAGCAGGATGATTTTTCGGGTTCTTTCTGCAACCAGGGAAAATACCCTCTAATTGGTGCTATTAAGAAAGAACTGGATAAAAAAGCTCCAGTTTTTGCAAGAGGATAA